Proteins co-encoded in one Arthrobacter alpinus genomic window:
- a CDS encoding DinB family protein, with protein MDLLNDPNERTPVMPDVRTGPPFMAGERESLQAWLEFYRLTLPIKIGGLTPEQLCRAAVPPSGMSIAGIVRHLCDVERYWFSNIVAGTDQPARYKAEGPDADFKGATEATALADVAAYSQELIHVRKVAANVTDLDAALPALRHGQQLNLRWVYTHMIEEYARHAGHVDLLRECVDGTTGY; from the coding sequence ATGGACCTACTCAATGATCCAAATGAGCGTACCCCCGTCATGCCGGATGTCCGCACCGGCCCACCCTTCATGGCGGGTGAGCGGGAATCGCTCCAGGCGTGGTTGGAGTTTTACCGCCTCACTTTGCCCATAAAAATTGGCGGTCTCACCCCGGAGCAACTGTGCCGGGCTGCCGTTCCGCCCTCGGGCATGAGCATCGCCGGGATTGTGCGTCATCTGTGCGACGTGGAGCGCTACTGGTTCTCAAATATCGTGGCAGGAACCGATCAGCCCGCTCGCTACAAGGCGGAGGGTCCCGATGCGGACTTCAAGGGGGCCACCGAAGCCACGGCCCTTGCCGACGTGGCCGCCTACAGCCAGGAGCTGATCCACGTCCGAAAGGTGGCGGCGAACGTCACCGATCTCGACGCCGCGCTGCCGGCGCTGCGGCACGGGCAGCAACTGAATTTGCGATGGGTTTACACGCACATGATTGAGGAATACGCCCGGCACGCCGGTCATGTGGACCTGCTGCGTGAGTGTGTGGACGGCACTACCGGGTACTAG
- a CDS encoding DUF3090 domain-containing protein, whose amino-acid sequence MHTRVHEFSWPDRVVVGTIGLPGERTFYLQVRAGKQLVSIAMEKQQSAQLAEKIDEILDQLITVQGNPFSVPTGTPPELVDNDPLEAVQEQFRTGTMSLGWDPTTAQVVIEAYPITDDEFDSDDDDNDESFDEDGTKGSEMLLVRMPVGTARAFAMRTREIVGAGRPTCPLCGYPVDADGHICTLPEV is encoded by the coding sequence ATGCATACACGTGTTCACGAGTTTTCCTGGCCCGATCGGGTCGTCGTTGGCACCATTGGCCTTCCCGGGGAGCGCACGTTTTACCTGCAGGTGCGGGCCGGGAAGCAGCTCGTGAGTATTGCCATGGAGAAGCAACAGTCGGCTCAGCTCGCGGAGAAGATCGACGAAATCCTCGACCAACTCATCACAGTCCAAGGCAACCCCTTCAGCGTTCCCACGGGCACTCCCCCTGAACTTGTCGACAATGACCCGCTGGAGGCCGTCCAGGAGCAGTTTCGCACTGGGACCATGAGCTTAGGCTGGGACCCAACCACGGCCCAAGTCGTCATAGAGGCCTACCCCATCACCGATGACGAATTTGATTCTGATGACGACGACAACGACGAATCGTTTGATGAGGACGGCACTAAAGGGTCCGAAATGTTGCTGGTGCGTATGCCAGTCGGCACCGCCCGCGCGTTCGCCATGCGCACCCGCGAGATCGTGGGTGCTGGGCGTCCGACGTGCCCGCTCTGCGGTTATCCCGTGGACGCTGACGGACACATCTGCACC
- a CDS encoding ABC transporter family substrate-binding protein: protein MRPGRISKVLAAAAALAVVLSACTGTPPAPNPASASPTATVGGNVTVLEAAPFTSFNAASVTGKTATNTRVDAATHSGFNTVDSDLKIVKNEQFGKYEKVKDNPLTIKYTINEGVQWSDGEPVTADDLMLQWAAMSGWYNDSVLDKNFAVTSGTAYFHSAGDHSGLAQTERPVISDDGKSLTLIYTKPFSDWETAMGSTVSIPAHIVAVRAGLADAPALSRVLASVPKGDPAKQTRPDPTLRKVADFWNTGFDSRSMPDPTLALSNGPYLVKGITADKELVLTRNVDYAWGTVPKLDTLTVKYQADPDKQIAALEAGTADVISPATNAERVSALDALKPAGVQLQQGSGLGFDQVVLNFKGALAAPDLRQAFLHTVPRQQIIDEVAKPLDANAEVLNSFVFAPVQVPYKESSASNGSKEFAAGALDSDGIAQAKEQLKGAKPTVRVLYNKDDAERVAQYQLIAESAAEAGFSVTDAGKNAKEWVAALKSGTFDVALYGWSRNAAGSAQVPQIFRTGAASNFNNFSNTVVDQLTDQLALEPDPAKQNALKMQIDKLVIEAGYGLPLFQRATLSASGEHVSGVAHSPLEIGPWQSIAQWAYVK, encoded by the coding sequence ATGCGGCCCGGACGCATTTCCAAAGTATTGGCTGCCGCAGCAGCCCTAGCCGTTGTCCTGAGTGCCTGCACGGGGACGCCGCCTGCCCCGAATCCAGCCAGTGCGTCACCGACAGCCACGGTGGGCGGCAACGTCACTGTGCTCGAAGCTGCCCCATTCACCTCATTCAACGCTGCCAGCGTCACCGGCAAAACAGCCACCAACACCAGAGTTGATGCAGCCACACACTCGGGCTTCAATACGGTGGACAGCGATCTGAAGATTGTTAAAAATGAGCAGTTCGGCAAGTATGAAAAGGTCAAAGACAATCCGCTGACCATCAAATACACCATCAATGAGGGCGTGCAATGGTCCGACGGCGAGCCCGTCACCGCCGATGATTTGATGCTTCAGTGGGCTGCCATGTCCGGCTGGTACAACGATTCCGTCCTGGATAAAAATTTCGCAGTGACCTCCGGCACCGCCTATTTTCACTCAGCAGGAGACCACTCCGGGCTGGCTCAGACCGAGCGTCCCGTCATCAGTGACGATGGGAAATCGCTGACTCTCATTTACACCAAGCCGTTCTCCGATTGGGAGACGGCGATGGGCTCAACCGTGTCCATTCCCGCGCACATTGTGGCAGTACGGGCAGGGTTGGCCGATGCGCCGGCGCTCTCCCGCGTCTTGGCAAGCGTGCCCAAGGGCGACCCTGCCAAGCAAACGCGGCCCGATCCGACGCTGCGCAAGGTGGCCGACTTTTGGAACACGGGCTTTGACTCCCGCAGCATGCCGGACCCCACGCTGGCACTGTCCAACGGCCCCTACCTGGTCAAGGGCATCACCGCAGATAAGGAATTGGTACTGACCCGCAATGTTGATTACGCGTGGGGTACTGTGCCCAAGTTGGACACCCTCACGGTCAAGTACCAGGCGGACCCTGATAAGCAGATCGCCGCTCTTGAAGCAGGTACTGCTGATGTCATCTCGCCAGCCACGAACGCCGAGCGGGTCAGTGCACTCGATGCGCTGAAACCCGCTGGCGTCCAACTCCAGCAAGGTAGCGGACTGGGTTTCGATCAGGTGGTGCTGAACTTCAAGGGTGCTTTGGCCGCGCCGGATCTGCGGCAGGCATTCCTGCATACGGTGCCGCGCCAGCAAATCATTGATGAGGTGGCCAAACCGTTGGACGCCAACGCAGAGGTGCTCAATTCCTTTGTGTTCGCTCCAGTGCAGGTGCCGTACAAGGAGTCCTCGGCGAGCAATGGGAGCAAGGAATTCGCCGCGGGTGCTCTGGATTCCGACGGAATCGCGCAAGCTAAGGAACAGCTCAAGGGTGCCAAGCCAACGGTGCGTGTCCTCTATAACAAGGACGACGCCGAGCGAGTTGCCCAATACCAACTGATCGCCGAATCCGCCGCTGAGGCCGGGTTCTCCGTGACCGACGCCGGAAAAAATGCCAAGGAGTGGGTCGCTGCCTTGAAGTCAGGCACTTTCGATGTTGCCCTGTACGGATGGAGCCGCAACGCTGCAGGATCCGCCCAGGTTCCCCAGATCTTCCGGACCGGTGCGGCATCGAACTTCAACAACTTCTCCAACACCGTGGTGGATCAGCTCACCGATCAGTTGGCGCTTGAGCCGGATCCGGCCAAGCAGAATGCCCTGAAGATGCAGATTGACAAGCTGGTCATTGAGGCAGGCTACGGGTTGCCGCTGTTCCAACGGGCAACCCTGAGCGCGTCCGGAGAACATGTGTCAGGGGTAGCTCACTCACCGCTGGAGATCGGGCCGTGGCAAAGCATCGCCCAGTGGGCCTACGTCAAGTAG
- a CDS encoding DapH/DapD/GlmU-related protein, with amino-acid sequence MATIDGLDALLTALNAGESIPGGSPHHAAMHAASQESLRITAEINGQYHSPDEVRSLMSELTGSLVPESFTLFPPFSADFGKNIRFGENVFLNSGCRFQDQGGIDIGAGSLIGHNAVITTLNHDMLPSRRADMHPARVVIGEGVWFGANVTVLPGVSIGDGAVVGAGAVVTKDVPAGAVVVGVPAKQVGTVPEG; translated from the coding sequence ATGGCCACTATTGACGGACTTGATGCACTGCTGACCGCCCTCAACGCCGGGGAGAGCATTCCCGGCGGTTCGCCGCATCACGCGGCGATGCATGCAGCGAGCCAGGAGTCACTGCGCATTACCGCCGAGATTAACGGGCAGTACCACTCCCCCGATGAGGTGCGGTCCTTGATGAGTGAGCTGACAGGAAGTCTTGTCCCCGAGTCCTTCACGCTCTTCCCGCCGTTCTCCGCTGACTTCGGCAAGAACATTCGCTTCGGCGAAAACGTGTTCCTCAATAGCGGCTGCCGGTTCCAGGACCAGGGCGGAATCGACATCGGCGCCGGTTCACTGATAGGCCACAACGCCGTCATCACCACGTTGAACCATGACATGCTCCCGAGCCGACGGGCCGATATGCACCCGGCCCGCGTGGTGATCGGCGAAGGGGTGTGGTTCGGGGCCAACGTGACTGTGCTGCCAGGGGTGAGTATTGGCGATGGGGCTGTGGTCGGTGCGGGAGCCGTGGTCACCAAGGACGTGCCTGCGGGAGCCGTCGTCGTAGGTGTTCCGGCGAAACAAGTGGGCACGGTGCCGGAGGGCTAA
- a CDS encoding FAD-dependent oxidoreductase gives MTTKTFPHLMAPGRIGPMSTPNRIVLPAMDMNVSEHGEIEQTEIDHYVARAAGGAGLIITGACAIAFPYGAASMKEPGLSEDKFIPGLKALADAVHKTGSKLCVQSTHHGKVARVDTANGRALLAPNQPDYSYNMSALADSTPAELGKMGAATGGKQSSYKEMSSDDISWLVTTWADAAERVAKAGADAIEIHVAHGYILGVFLNQCDNKRTDEYGGSLTNRARLACDVISAVKARVGDRLAILVRVAGEEYGQEGGLTLAEAIEASTLFEQAGADAIHVTGWGRNPFDNFTDGPLPSKVGAYLENAAEIKKHVSIPVIAVGRMLPDISEKAIAEGRIDFAAMGRQLLADPELPNKLRDGKPEQVRPCINCYLCVAENFFDDTPFCAVNPALGNEALLPLKPASASKHIVVVGAGPAGLESARVLTERGHRVTVIDKSDRLGGTMWFSTMTTPDNERLLRWFKSEVKRLRIAVKLNTVATVESIRALNPDHVIVATGAVRPKPDFPGGDLPNVQTGDTLRAMMLGTATAQEAGAVLSTLGKLGRLSGVTKSPEFVRQFTKYWLPMGKDVVVIGGSLVGLELAEFLAERGRRVTLLHESQQLGLPLAMPRRWTAVKDAQSHGVKMHRNVSIDRITPKSVEWTEGEAVLSAPADMVVYADGTTAAAPLASELREAGFTADIIGDAGEVNYIHGAIHSSWNISTTL, from the coding sequence ATGACCACCAAGACATTTCCCCACCTCATGGCCCCAGGACGCATTGGTCCCATGAGCACACCGAACCGCATTGTCCTGCCGGCAATGGACATGAATGTGTCCGAACACGGCGAAATTGAACAGACCGAGATTGATCACTATGTGGCTCGCGCCGCTGGCGGAGCCGGTCTGATCATTACCGGCGCCTGCGCTATCGCTTTCCCCTATGGCGCAGCGTCCATGAAAGAGCCCGGGCTCTCCGAGGACAAGTTCATCCCGGGGCTGAAGGCATTGGCCGATGCCGTCCACAAGACCGGCAGCAAACTGTGCGTCCAGTCCACGCACCACGGCAAGGTAGCCCGGGTTGATACGGCCAATGGCCGCGCCCTGCTGGCCCCAAACCAGCCGGACTACAGCTACAACATGTCTGCACTGGCCGACAGCACCCCGGCCGAACTCGGCAAGATGGGTGCGGCCACTGGCGGCAAACAGTCCAGCTATAAGGAGATGAGCTCTGATGACATCTCCTGGCTCGTCACCACATGGGCTGATGCTGCCGAACGAGTTGCGAAGGCTGGGGCGGATGCCATCGAGATCCACGTGGCACACGGCTACATTCTGGGTGTTTTCCTCAACCAGTGCGATAACAAGCGCACGGATGAATACGGCGGATCACTGACTAACCGGGCCCGGCTGGCCTGCGATGTCATTAGTGCCGTGAAGGCTCGGGTTGGAGATCGCCTCGCTATCTTGGTCCGAGTTGCAGGCGAAGAGTATGGGCAGGAAGGTGGCTTAACGCTGGCAGAAGCGATCGAAGCATCCACCCTGTTCGAGCAGGCCGGCGCCGACGCAATCCATGTCACTGGGTGGGGACGCAACCCGTTCGATAACTTCACGGATGGCCCGCTGCCGAGCAAGGTTGGCGCCTACCTCGAGAACGCTGCCGAGATTAAAAAGCATGTTTCAATTCCGGTGATCGCTGTGGGCCGCATGCTCCCGGACATCTCGGAGAAGGCTATTGCCGAGGGTCGGATCGATTTTGCCGCCATGGGCCGCCAGCTACTCGCTGATCCGGAGTTGCCAAACAAACTCCGTGACGGCAAGCCCGAGCAAGTGCGCCCCTGCATCAACTGCTACTTGTGCGTTGCCGAGAACTTCTTCGACGACACTCCCTTCTGCGCCGTCAACCCGGCCCTGGGTAACGAGGCCCTGCTGCCACTGAAGCCGGCCTCCGCTTCTAAGCACATTGTGGTGGTTGGCGCCGGTCCCGCCGGCTTGGAGAGCGCTCGGGTCCTGACGGAACGTGGCCATCGCGTCACCGTGATCGACAAGTCTGACCGCCTAGGTGGCACCATGTGGTTCTCCACCATGACCACCCCTGATAACGAGCGGCTCTTGCGCTGGTTCAAGTCCGAGGTCAAGCGCCTGCGGATTGCTGTCAAGCTCAATACCGTGGCCACAGTGGAGTCCATCCGCGCGCTGAATCCGGACCACGTCATCGTGGCCACCGGAGCCGTGCGCCCCAAGCCTGATTTCCCGGGCGGAGACCTGCCCAATGTGCAGACCGGCGACACTCTGCGAGCCATGATGCTCGGCACCGCGACGGCTCAGGAAGCCGGAGCAGTATTGAGCACGCTCGGCAAACTTGGCCGACTATCCGGGGTAACGAAGAGCCCGGAATTCGTCCGGCAGTTCACCAAGTACTGGCTGCCCATGGGCAAGGACGTTGTGGTCATTGGCGGCTCATTGGTCGGCTTGGAGCTTGCGGAGTTCCTGGCCGAACGTGGACGGCGGGTCACCCTGCTGCACGAAAGCCAGCAGCTCGGGTTGCCGTTAGCCATGCCGCGGCGTTGGACCGCAGTGAAGGATGCCCAATCGCACGGCGTCAAGATGCACCGCAATGTCTCTATCGATCGCATCACGCCCAAGAGCGTCGAATGGACTGAAGGAGAAGCGGTCCTTTCTGCCCCGGCCGACATGGTGGTGTACGCAGACGGCACCACGGCTGCGGCACCCTTGGCCAGCGAATTGCGTGAGGCTGGTTTCACCGCTGACATCATCGGTGACGCCGGAGAAGTCAACTACATCCACGGTGCTATCCACTCATCGTGGAACATCAGCACCACGCTCTAA
- a CDS encoding histidine phosphatase family protein, giving the protein MATVILVRHGRTTANASGLLAGRAAGVSLDQIGRDQAALTGDRLAPVPLIGVVSSPLERCQQTAQLILDRQTGAPYAPVDLDLTECDYGQWQGRMLSDLATEDLWPVVQSQPSAVVFPGGESMAAMQARSVAAIRRHDAAFEAEHGPEAVWAAVSHGDIIKSILADALGMHLDLFQRINVGPASISIVRYGASRPSVYATNTDGGDLSWLSKGIHSGDAPVGGGAGQKTP; this is encoded by the coding sequence ATGGCAACAGTTATTCTCGTGCGGCACGGCCGCACCACAGCCAATGCTTCCGGACTGCTGGCAGGCCGAGCCGCCGGCGTCAGCCTGGACCAGATTGGGCGGGACCAGGCGGCCTTGACCGGAGACCGGCTCGCGCCCGTGCCTCTAATCGGGGTGGTATCAAGCCCTCTTGAGCGCTGTCAGCAGACTGCCCAGCTCATCCTCGATCGCCAGACTGGCGCACCGTATGCGCCCGTTGACCTCGATCTCACCGAATGCGATTATGGCCAGTGGCAGGGCCGCATGCTCAGTGATCTCGCGACCGAGGATTTGTGGCCGGTTGTCCAATCGCAACCGTCCGCCGTCGTCTTTCCTGGCGGTGAATCCATGGCCGCGATGCAGGCTCGGTCGGTGGCAGCGATTCGACGCCACGATGCAGCATTCGAAGCCGAGCACGGGCCGGAGGCCGTGTGGGCGGCAGTGAGTCACGGTGACATCATCAAGTCAATCCTCGCTGACGCGCTGGGCATGCACCTTGACCTGTTCCAGCGCATCAACGTGGGCCCCGCCTCCATATCGATCGTGCGTTACGGCGCTAGTCGGCCGAGCGTCTACGCCACCAACACCGATGGGGGCGATCTGTCGTGGTTGTCCAAGGGCATCCACTCTGGCGATGCGCCGGTGGGCGGCGGCGCAGGACAAAAGACGCCATGA
- a CDS encoding LLM class flavin-dependent oxidoreductase: MPDSSRPLRKLGFLTIGLFDPADPAAGHESTLQVIELGERLGFDSAWLRHRHLQFGISSPIAIMAAASQRTSRIHLGTAVTPVGWENPLRLAEDLATVDLLSGGRINPGLSVGEPMHYDTVKHELYPDTAEQEDFSYSRVERLARLIDGEPVREFSGKHGVVEEFSNRVEPHSAGLRDRLWYGAASLKSADWAGANGFNLLTSSVMFAEAGQEPSFAHIQQAQIRAFREAAAASGARGSARVSQGLVVIPTDSATAQQREKYQRYVDERTPRTLTPQGPKGMLFAPDLIGTSEQIAEQLHAHAGFQEVDEVAFALPFSFDQEDYVQILTDIATTLGPALGWTPEP, from the coding sequence ATGCCTGACTCCTCGCGTCCCTTACGCAAACTGGGATTCCTCACCATTGGCCTGTTTGATCCGGCGGATCCGGCTGCCGGGCACGAATCCACGTTGCAGGTCATTGAATTGGGCGAACGTCTTGGATTCGACAGTGCTTGGCTGCGCCACCGCCACCTTCAGTTCGGCATCTCCTCCCCCATTGCGATCATGGCAGCCGCCAGCCAGCGCACCTCGCGCATCCACCTTGGCACGGCTGTCACCCCCGTGGGCTGGGAAAACCCGTTGCGTCTGGCAGAGGACCTGGCCACGGTGGATCTACTCTCCGGAGGACGTATCAACCCGGGCCTGAGTGTGGGTGAGCCCATGCACTACGACACCGTGAAACACGAGTTGTACCCGGACACCGCCGAGCAGGAGGACTTCAGCTACTCCCGCGTAGAGCGGCTTGCCCGCTTGATTGACGGGGAACCGGTCCGGGAATTTTCTGGCAAGCACGGCGTCGTCGAAGAGTTCTCCAACAGGGTCGAGCCACACTCGGCGGGTCTGCGCGATCGGCTTTGGTATGGGGCAGCCAGCCTCAAGTCGGCGGACTGGGCCGGGGCCAACGGGTTTAATCTGCTGACCAGTAGCGTGATGTTCGCCGAAGCGGGCCAGGAACCCTCCTTTGCCCACATCCAGCAAGCCCAGATCCGGGCGTTCCGAGAAGCCGCCGCGGCATCCGGCGCGCGAGGATCCGCCCGGGTTTCCCAAGGACTGGTGGTGATTCCCACCGATTCGGCTACGGCGCAGCAGCGCGAAAAATATCAGAGATACGTCGATGAACGTACTCCCCGAACCCTTACGCCGCAAGGACCAAAAGGGATGCTATTTGCCCCGGATCTCATTGGCACCAGCGAACAGATTGCCGAGCAACTGCACGCACACGCAGGGTTCCAGGAGGTCGACGAAGTGGCGTTTGCGCTGCCCTTCAGCTTCGACCAAGAGGACTACGTCCAGATTCTTACCGACATTGCCACCACGTTGGGCCCCGCCCTGGGTTGGACCCCGGAGCCCTAG
- a CDS encoding barstar family protein, whose protein sequence is MKQYRIDGAEVHGISDLYVQFNRALMTDQDWRLGQSLDGLNDVLYRVDGEIRADHPATFVWIDHAHSREALGFDETQRWLQNKLSQPNSFNQQRIQADLDELRSGVGKTYFELILEIFADHPLIELQLR, encoded by the coding sequence ATGAAACAGTACCGAATCGACGGCGCCGAGGTGCACGGTATCTCTGACCTCTACGTGCAGTTCAACCGCGCGCTGATGACTGACCAAGACTGGCGCCTTGGTCAGAGTTTGGATGGGCTCAATGACGTCCTCTACCGGGTAGACGGCGAGATCCGTGCTGATCATCCTGCAACATTCGTCTGGATTGACCACGCCCACAGCCGTGAAGCACTCGGGTTCGATGAGACGCAACGGTGGCTACAGAACAAGTTGTCACAACCGAATTCCTTCAACCAGCAACGTATCCAGGCTGATCTCGATGAGCTGCGGAGCGGAGTCGGAAAGACCTATTTCGAGCTCATTCTTGAAATCTTCGCAGACCACCCACTCATCGAGCTCCAACTACGTTGA
- a CDS encoding alpha/beta hydrolase fold domain-containing protein — protein sequence MPLRVPESLIPVFLKVARANRAFVSEAGAHQRIRERTLRPEPYGPPTRLEGVRVDRRLPNPLGWPVYDVEPTNMAQNGEGRASVVVYVHGGGWVNEIRLQHWQLTARVARESRQRVVVPIYPLVPFGTAREVRDGVVELVREELDAGNEVRLAGDSAGGQIALSVALELRDQGVVLPAVTLLSPALDLSWKNPRIDAVQPSDPWLGRPGGRVLAEAWRGADPIEDPVVSPLFGDMSGLGPLTVLTGTRDVLNPDAQILRDKAGAAGVQVAWHEADGQLHVYALLPTETGEQGTRIIVESLHPSKGMFGASK from the coding sequence TTGCCCCTACGTGTTCCCGAATCCCTGATTCCAGTTTTCCTTAAGGTGGCCCGCGCCAACCGGGCGTTTGTGAGCGAGGCAGGCGCACACCAGCGTATTCGCGAGCGCACTTTGCGCCCAGAACCCTACGGCCCGCCGACGCGTCTTGAAGGTGTCCGTGTTGACCGCCGGTTGCCGAATCCACTCGGATGGCCCGTGTATGACGTGGAACCGACGAACATGGCCCAGAATGGCGAGGGGCGGGCATCCGTGGTCGTCTATGTCCACGGCGGAGGCTGGGTCAATGAGATCCGGCTCCAGCACTGGCAACTGACCGCTCGCGTGGCGCGGGAATCACGGCAACGCGTCGTGGTTCCTATCTATCCACTCGTGCCCTTTGGGACGGCGCGCGAGGTGAGGGACGGCGTCGTCGAACTTGTCAGGGAAGAGCTCGATGCCGGTAACGAGGTGCGGCTGGCAGGAGATTCGGCCGGTGGCCAGATTGCACTCTCGGTGGCCCTGGAGCTTCGCGACCAAGGGGTTGTTCTTCCTGCCGTCACGCTGCTTTCTCCGGCCTTGGACCTCAGCTGGAAGAACCCCCGGATCGACGCCGTGCAGCCTAGCGATCCGTGGCTGGGACGGCCCGGAGGGCGTGTGCTGGCGGAGGCTTGGCGGGGTGCCGACCCCATCGAGGACCCCGTGGTCAGCCCGCTATTCGGGGACATGTCCGGGCTCGGGCCACTGACAGTCCTCACCGGAACGCGCGACGTCTTGAACCCCGACGCACAGATCCTGCGGGACAAAGCGGGAGCCGCAGGCGTTCAGGTAGCGTGGCACGAGGCCGATGGGCAACTACACGTATACGCACTTCTGCCCACTGAGACAGGCGAGCAGGGAACCAGAATCATTGTGGAAAGCCTGCACCCTTCGAAGGGGATGTTTGGCGCCTCCAAGTGA
- a CDS encoding NAD(P)-dependent oxidoreductase, giving the protein MKITIIGGSQGTGAHLATLAHQAGHEVTTVSRSGVTPAGTRVVVGNACDASIVTEAIAGADAVVVTVGGAKGVRNHRAAVTQAVVAAMAKTATRRIVVQSSLGAGDSAKQLPAFLRPVMKVLLAKPLADHNAQETTVTSSGLDWTFVRPTGLTNKPATGSWKALEVTSKERLGGSIPRADLAACLLEILEDDSTIGKAMGVSA; this is encoded by the coding sequence GTGAAGATCACTATCATTGGCGGCTCACAAGGTACCGGAGCTCACTTGGCAACGCTGGCACATCAAGCCGGTCATGAGGTGACCACTGTTTCACGCAGTGGTGTGACGCCGGCCGGCACCCGTGTGGTGGTGGGTAACGCGTGCGATGCTTCCATAGTTACAGAAGCCATTGCCGGAGCCGACGCCGTTGTTGTCACCGTTGGCGGGGCAAAAGGCGTCCGCAATCACCGGGCAGCGGTCACTCAGGCAGTGGTTGCAGCTATGGCGAAAACAGCCACCCGCAGAATCGTGGTTCAATCCTCACTGGGTGCCGGCGATTCCGCCAAGCAGTTGCCCGCTTTCCTGCGGCCGGTCATGAAGGTCCTGCTCGCAAAGCCGCTGGCCGATCACAACGCGCAAGAAACCACTGTCACCAGCTCGGGACTGGACTGGACATTTGTCCGCCCCACCGGCCTAACCAACAAGCCAGCCACCGGATCATGGAAAGCCTTGGAAGTGACCAGCAAGGAAAGACTGGGCGGCTCCATTCCGCGCGCAGATCTTGCCGCGTGCCTGCTGGAGATCCTTGAGGATGACTCCACCATCGGTAAGGCTATGGGCGTCAGCGCTTGA
- a CDS encoding VOC family protein → MASRIENFSIDSASPSETAQFWAEALGWNIVHDDGEEVALQPPAGSPEAGILPDLLFLKVPEGKAVKNRLHLDLRPDDQPAEIARLEALGATRVDIGQGTSHTWVVMGDPEGNEFCVLRTLTEAERAAQ, encoded by the coding sequence ATGGCCTCACGCATAGAAAACTTTTCCATTGATTCCGCCTCGCCGTCCGAAACTGCCCAATTCTGGGCGGAGGCGTTGGGCTGGAATATTGTCCACGACGACGGCGAGGAAGTGGCGCTTCAGCCACCCGCCGGCAGTCCGGAAGCTGGGATCTTGCCGGATCTTCTGTTCCTGAAAGTACCCGAAGGTAAAGCGGTAAAGAACAGGCTGCACCTGGATCTGCGCCCCGATGATCAGCCCGCCGAGATCGCTCGTCTGGAAGCGCTGGGCGCTACCCGGGTGGACATCGGGCAGGGCACCTCCCACACCTGGGTAGTCATGGGCGATCCCGAGGGGAACGAGTTTTGTGTGCTGCGCACCCTGACGGAAGCAGAGCGTGCGGCGCAGTAG